The Aphis gossypii isolate Hap1 chromosome 3, ASM2018417v2, whole genome shotgun sequence genome includes a region encoding these proteins:
- the LOC114128853 gene encoding dolichyl-diphosphooligosaccharide--protein glycosyltransferase subunit 1, with protein sequence MILLHLFLVAITVSTTFSIEVNPKIFINNAECLVDLSTQLVKGECRLSLENNDDKPVNSVLYAFEPSIKSHVSFISAHQVFESNRLSLNVKPVILSGHEDKQFYQIDFNASRPLRSKGRAPLVVEYVLINALYPHPEEITQKDRQLMMFYGNAYLYSPYKSLKSSVKFQTGTRRIEDYTNINPVSLSSGDIIYGPFGSLEPFAYTQISLHYDNNTPFLKVTKLTRTIELSHWGNVAVTEVIDLVHHGAKLKGSFSRYDYQRETNSGISSVKSFKMYLPASATSVYYRDVIGNISTSNQRTLLDSVELDIRPRFPLFGGWKTHYTIGYNVPAYEYLYNSGEDYFLKMRLVDHLYDNMIIEDVTVRIILPEGSVDLDLKTTHPIIRLPDSLHYTYLDTIGRPTIQLQMSNVVESHISDFELKYKFPKVFMFHEPLIVIIAIYILFLTVIIWVRLDFSIAKDGQSETRQRISGIISAIIHHFERRASVYNSWDETLNKLKHSKDVSAYNTASKQIQADYKNESTSINELATKLKTESSELSDKLNEVQKAEKNLKELFGQTQSLYIDKLITGKVGRNQFVDLDSGLKRKKDECLEKINQLLKSLN encoded by the coding sequence atgattttgctCCACTTATTTTTAGTGGCAATAACTGTTTCTACTACTTTTTCAATTGAAGTGaatcctaaaatatttataaataatgctgAATGCTTAGTAGATTTAAGCACCCAATTAGTTAAAGGAGAATGTCGTCTATCTCTGGAAAATAATGATGACAAGCCAGTAAACTCTGTTTTGTATGCATTTGAACCTTCGATCAAAAGCCATGTTTCGTTCATTTCTGCTCATCAAGTATTTGAATCCAATCGCTTGAGTTTAAATGTGAAACCAGTGATATTATCTGGGCATGAAGATAAACAGTTTTatcaaattgattttaatgcaTCTCGGCCATTGCGATCAAAAGGTCGAGCACCACTAGTAGttgaatatgttttaattaatgctTTGTATCCCCATCCTGAAGAAATAACCCAAAAAGATAGACAATTGATGATGTTTTATGGAAATGCTTATTTGTATTCACCATACAAAAGTCTTAAGTCTTctgttaaatttcaaactgGAACAAGACGGATAGAAGATTACACCAATATCAATCCGGTATCATTGAGTTCCGGTGATATAATTTATGGACCTTTTGGTTCATTAGAACCATTTGCATACACTCAAATCAGCttacattatgataataacacGCCATTTTTAAAAGTGACAAAATTAACTAGAACTATTGAATTATCTCATTGGGGAAATGTTGCTGTTACTGAAGTCATTGACCTTGTCCATCATGGTGCTAAATTAAAAGGTTCTTTTTCTCGTTATGATTACCAACGTGAAACTAATAGTGGAATATCGAGTGTAAAATCATTCAAAATGTACCTTCCAGCTTCAGCAACTAGTGTTTATTATAGAGATGTCATTGGTAACATATCTACATCAAATCAAAGAACGCTTTTAGACTCTGTTGAGTTAGATATTCGTCCAAGATTCCCTTTATTTGGTGGCTGGAAAACTCATTATACAATTGGTTATAATGTACCAGCTTACGAATATCTGTACAACAGTGgtgaagattattttttaaaaatgcgtCTAGTTGATCATTTATATGACAATATGATAATTGAAGATGTAACAGTACGCATTATTCTTCCTGAAGGATCAGTcgatttagatttaaaaacaacCCACCCAATTATACGTTTACCAGACAGCTTGCACTATACATACTTGGATACCATAGGTAGGCCAACTATACAATTGCAAATGTCAAATGTTGTAGAGAGTCATATTAgtgattttgaattaaaatataaattcccAAAAGTCTTTATGTTCCATGAACCATTGATAGTAATTATtgccatttatattttgtttttgactgTAATTATTTGGGTTCGTTTGGACTTTTCAATTGCCAAGGATGGACAAAGTGAAACACGCCAACGCATATCTGGAATAATAAGTGCAATTATACATCATTTTGAAAGAAGAGCTTCCGTTTATAATTCTTGGGATGAGACTTTgaataaattgaaacattCCAAAGACGTTAGTGCATATAACACTGCATCAAAACAAATTCAAgctgattataaaaatgaatcaacTAGCATCAATGAATTGGCTACTAAGTTAAAAACCGAATCATCAGAATTAtcagataaattaaatgaagttCAAAAggcagaaaaaaatttaaaagaacttTTTGGACAAACTCAATCTTTATACATTGATAAACTTATAACAGGTAAAGTTGGAAGAAATCAGTTTGTTGATTTGGATAGCGGTCTCAAACGAAAAAAAGATGAATGCCTagaaaaaatcaatcaattattaaaatcattaaattaa